The Coffea arabica cultivar ET-39 chromosome 9e, Coffea Arabica ET-39 HiFi, whole genome shotgun sequence genome has a window encoding:
- the LOC113710546 gene encoding homeobox protein knotted-1-like LET6 isoform X1, with translation MEGSSSTSCLMMAFGGDNSSGALGGPTSPMMMMMMPPQMTSSTHLNAETNTLYLPLPHAHPGDTQDHPNNRRTAATSASSMMQLDDENHNNSHHNLSSSTTGGGSYFVDHSNNDIGGSYSSSPPPSVKAKIMAHPHYHRLLAAYINCQKIGAPPEVVARLEEVCTSAASLSRNNTSCIGEDPALDQFMEAYCEMLTKYEEELSKPFKEAMLFLSRVECQFKALTLASSDSDAHENSLEILAACGEAMDRNGSSEEEVDVNNSFIDPQAEDRELKGQLLRKYSGYLGSLKQEFMKKRKKGKLPKEARQQLLDWWSRHYKWPYPSESQKLALAESTGLDQKQINNWFINQRKRHWKPSEDMQLVVMDATHPHYYMDNVLGNPFPMDISPALL, from the exons atggagggcTCAAGTTCAACTTCATGCTTGATGATGGCTTTTGGGGGGGACAACAGTAGTGGTGCTTTAGGAGGTCCTACAAGTcctatgatgatgatgatgatgcctCCTCAGATGACTTCTTCTACCCACCTTAATGCAGAGACCAATACCCTATATCTTCCTCTACCTCATGCTCATCCCGGCGACACCCAAGACCACCCCAATAATCGTCGCACTGCAGCTACTTCTGCTTCTTCTATGATGCAGCTGGATGATGAAAACCACAACAACAGTCATCATAACTTGAGCAGCAGCACCACTGGCGGTGGCAGTTATTTCGTGGATCACAGCAACAATGATATCGGTGGAAGCTATTCTTCGTCTCCTCCTCCATCTGTCAAGGCTAAGATCATGGCTCATCCTCACTACCATCGTCTCTTGGCTGCCTATATCAATTGCCAAAAG ATAGGAGCACCTCCTGAAGTGGTGGCAAGGCTAGAGGAAGTCTGCACTTCTGCTGCAAGTCTTAGCCGTAACAACACAAGCTGTATTGGTGAAGATCCGGCACTTGATCAATTTATGGAAGCCTATTGTGAAATGCTGACTAAATACGAAGAGGAACTCTCGAAACCCTTCAAGGAAGCCATGCTTTTCTTGTCAAGAGTCGAGTGCCAGTTCAAAGCTCTCACTCTTGCTTCTTCAGATTCTG ATGCTCATGAGAACTCTCTTGAAATACTAGCAGCTTGTGGAGAGGCTATGGACAGGAATGGATCCTCTGAAGAGGAGGTTGATGTGAACAACAGCTTCATTGACCCTCAAGCAGAAGATCGGGAGCTTAAAGGTCAGCTTTTGCGCAAGTACAGTGGATATTTGGGCAGCCTGAAGCAGGAATtcatgaagaaaagaaagaaaggaaagctgcCAAAGGAAGCCAGGCAACAGTTGTTGGACTGGTGGAGCAGGCATTACAAATGGCCATACCCATCG GAATCACAGAAGCTGGCGCTTGCTGAATCAACAGGTCTAGACCAGAAGCAAATTAATAATTGGTTCATCAATCAAAGGAAGCGGCACTGGAAGCCTTCAGAGGATATGCAACTTGTGGTGATGGATGCCACACATCCCCACTATTATATGGACAATGTTTTGGGTAATCCCTTTCCAATGGACATCTCGCCtgcactgctctaa
- the LOC113709428 gene encoding plant UBX domain-containing protein 4-like, whose amino-acid sequence MSSRDKKPSKPSSSSRTGSGRIRTLSDLNRPSAGDDSDSDDGAPQEYYTGGEKSGMLVQDPSKGDDVDAIFDQARQMGAVQGPLENLRPSSSSRSFSGTGRSLNGEFVPSAPQQPEAVVHNIVFWRNGFTINDGPLRRLDDPENAPFLESIRRSECPKELEPADRRSQVSVNLTRREENYPEPEKRHVPFQGVGRTLGSSSSAVEVPEPTVNAPLNTAPSPSRGLVVDESLPSTSIQLRLADGTRLVAHFNYNHTVGDIRAFIDASRPGSARAYQLQTVGFPPKVLTDATQTIEQAGLANSVVIQKL is encoded by the exons ATGTCTTCGCGCGATAAGAAACCCTCAAAACCCTCCAGCAGCAGTCGTACCGGCAGCGGACGAATCCGAACTCTCTCCGATTTGAATCGCCCCTCCGCCGGCGACGATTCCGACAGCGACGATGGTGCTCCTCAGGAGTACTATACCGGCGGTGAAAAGAG TGGTATGCTTGTCCAAGATCCTTCAAAGGGTGATGACGTGGATGCCATTTTTGACCAAGCTAGGCAAATGGGTGCCGTGCAAGGTCCCCTAGAGAATCTTCGTCcatcttcaagttcaagaagctTTTCTGGAACTGGAAGATCACTTAATGGAGAATTCGTGCCATCTGCACCGCAACAACCTGAGGCAGTTGTACACAACATTGTTTTCTGGAGAAATGGTTTCACCATTAATGATGGACCTTTAAGGAGGTTGGATGATCCTGAGAATGCACCTTTCTTGGAG AGCATTAGAAGGTCCGAGTGCCCAAAAGAGCTGGAACCAGCAGATAGGAGGTCCCAAGTTAGTGTCAACCTCACAAGAAGAGAGGAGAATTACCCT GAGCCAGAGAAACGTCATGTCCCTTTCCAGGGTGTGGGAAGAACTCTTGGTAGCAGTTCTTCAGCTGTGGAAGTTCCTGAGCCAACTGTTAATGCCCCTCTTAATACTGCTCCATCCCCTTCAAGGGGTCTGGTTGTAGATGAATCATTGCCATCCACCTCCATTCAACTGAGGCTGGCTGATGGAACCCGCCTGGTTGCTCACTTCAACTATAATCATACTGTTGGCGATATCCGCGCCTTCATTGATGCATCTAGACCCGGCAGCGCTAGAGCATACCAACTACAGACTGTCGGATTTCCTCCCAAAGTCCTCACTGATGCCACCCAGACAATAGAGCAGGCAGGGCTAGCCAATTCAGTAGTAATTCAGAAGCTTTAA
- the LOC113710546 gene encoding homeobox protein knotted-1-like LET6 isoform X2: MEGSSSTSCLMMAFGGDNSSGALGGPTSPMMMMMMPPQMTSSTHLNAETNTLYLPLPHAHPGDTQDHPNNRRTAATSASSMMQLDDENHNNSHHNLSSSTTGGGSYFVDHSNNDIGGSYSSSPPPSVKAKIMAHPHYHRLLAAYINCQKIGAPPEVVARLEEVCTSAASLSRNNTSCIGEDPALDQFMEAYCEMLTKYEEELSKPFKEAMLFLSRVECQFKALTLASSDSAACGEAMDRNGSSEEEVDVNNSFIDPQAEDRELKGQLLRKYSGYLGSLKQEFMKKRKKGKLPKEARQQLLDWWSRHYKWPYPSESQKLALAESTGLDQKQINNWFINQRKRHWKPSEDMQLVVMDATHPHYYMDNVLGNPFPMDISPALL; the protein is encoded by the exons atggagggcTCAAGTTCAACTTCATGCTTGATGATGGCTTTTGGGGGGGACAACAGTAGTGGTGCTTTAGGAGGTCCTACAAGTcctatgatgatgatgatgatgcctCCTCAGATGACTTCTTCTACCCACCTTAATGCAGAGACCAATACCCTATATCTTCCTCTACCTCATGCTCATCCCGGCGACACCCAAGACCACCCCAATAATCGTCGCACTGCAGCTACTTCTGCTTCTTCTATGATGCAGCTGGATGATGAAAACCACAACAACAGTCATCATAACTTGAGCAGCAGCACCACTGGCGGTGGCAGTTATTTCGTGGATCACAGCAACAATGATATCGGTGGAAGCTATTCTTCGTCTCCTCCTCCATCTGTCAAGGCTAAGATCATGGCTCATCCTCACTACCATCGTCTCTTGGCTGCCTATATCAATTGCCAAAAG ATAGGAGCACCTCCTGAAGTGGTGGCAAGGCTAGAGGAAGTCTGCACTTCTGCTGCAAGTCTTAGCCGTAACAACACAAGCTGTATTGGTGAAGATCCGGCACTTGATCAATTTATGGAAGCCTATTGTGAAATGCTGACTAAATACGAAGAGGAACTCTCGAAACCCTTCAAGGAAGCCATGCTTTTCTTGTCAAGAGTCGAGTGCCAGTTCAAAGCTCTCACTCTTGCTTCTTCAGATTCTG CAGCTTGTGGAGAGGCTATGGACAGGAATGGATCCTCTGAAGAGGAGGTTGATGTGAACAACAGCTTCATTGACCCTCAAGCAGAAGATCGGGAGCTTAAAGGTCAGCTTTTGCGCAAGTACAGTGGATATTTGGGCAGCCTGAAGCAGGAATtcatgaagaaaagaaagaaaggaaagctgcCAAAGGAAGCCAGGCAACAGTTGTTGGACTGGTGGAGCAGGCATTACAAATGGCCATACCCATCG GAATCACAGAAGCTGGCGCTTGCTGAATCAACAGGTCTAGACCAGAAGCAAATTAATAATTGGTTCATCAATCAAAGGAAGCGGCACTGGAAGCCTTCAGAGGATATGCAACTTGTGGTGATGGATGCCACACATCCCCACTATTATATGGACAATGTTTTGGGTAATCCCTTTCCAATGGACATCTCGCCtgcactgctctaa
- the LOC113710546 gene encoding homeobox protein knotted-1-like LET6 isoform X3 yields the protein MEGSSSTSCLMMAFGGDNSSGALGGPTSPMMMMMMPPQMTSSTHLNAETNTLYLPLPHAHPGDTQDHPNNRRTAATSASSMMQLDDENHNNSHHNLSSSTTGGGSYFVDHSNNDIGGSYSSSPPPSVKAKIMAHPHYHRLLAAYINCQKIGAPPEVVARLEEVCTSAASLSRNNTSCIGEDPALDQFMEAYCEMLTKYEEELSKPFKEAMLFLSRVECQFKALTLASSDSACGEAMDRNGSSEEEVDVNNSFIDPQAEDRELKGQLLRKYSGYLGSLKQEFMKKRKKGKLPKEARQQLLDWWSRHYKWPYPSESQKLALAESTGLDQKQINNWFINQRKRHWKPSEDMQLVVMDATHPHYYMDNVLGNPFPMDISPALL from the exons atggagggcTCAAGTTCAACTTCATGCTTGATGATGGCTTTTGGGGGGGACAACAGTAGTGGTGCTTTAGGAGGTCCTACAAGTcctatgatgatgatgatgatgcctCCTCAGATGACTTCTTCTACCCACCTTAATGCAGAGACCAATACCCTATATCTTCCTCTACCTCATGCTCATCCCGGCGACACCCAAGACCACCCCAATAATCGTCGCACTGCAGCTACTTCTGCTTCTTCTATGATGCAGCTGGATGATGAAAACCACAACAACAGTCATCATAACTTGAGCAGCAGCACCACTGGCGGTGGCAGTTATTTCGTGGATCACAGCAACAATGATATCGGTGGAAGCTATTCTTCGTCTCCTCCTCCATCTGTCAAGGCTAAGATCATGGCTCATCCTCACTACCATCGTCTCTTGGCTGCCTATATCAATTGCCAAAAG ATAGGAGCACCTCCTGAAGTGGTGGCAAGGCTAGAGGAAGTCTGCACTTCTGCTGCAAGTCTTAGCCGTAACAACACAAGCTGTATTGGTGAAGATCCGGCACTTGATCAATTTATGGAAGCCTATTGTGAAATGCTGACTAAATACGAAGAGGAACTCTCGAAACCCTTCAAGGAAGCCATGCTTTTCTTGTCAAGAGTCGAGTGCCAGTTCAAAGCTCTCACTCTTGCTTCTTCAGATTCTG CTTGTGGAGAGGCTATGGACAGGAATGGATCCTCTGAAGAGGAGGTTGATGTGAACAACAGCTTCATTGACCCTCAAGCAGAAGATCGGGAGCTTAAAGGTCAGCTTTTGCGCAAGTACAGTGGATATTTGGGCAGCCTGAAGCAGGAATtcatgaagaaaagaaagaaaggaaagctgcCAAAGGAAGCCAGGCAACAGTTGTTGGACTGGTGGAGCAGGCATTACAAATGGCCATACCCATCG GAATCACAGAAGCTGGCGCTTGCTGAATCAACAGGTCTAGACCAGAAGCAAATTAATAATTGGTTCATCAATCAAAGGAAGCGGCACTGGAAGCCTTCAGAGGATATGCAACTTGTGGTGATGGATGCCACACATCCCCACTATTATATGGACAATGTTTTGGGTAATCCCTTTCCAATGGACATCTCGCCtgcactgctctaa